From Armatimonadia bacterium, a single genomic window includes:
- a CDS encoding helix-turn-helix transcriptional regulator codes for MMEPSILLLLLERGVAHGYELREEIERMALTESEVDGAAVYRTLRWLETHGQVRSVWDTAGTRAPRRRYQLTELGRKSLTLWADLLRHRRAALDTYLDRYQEAVAKAQESGAG; via the coding sequence CCTGCTGCTGCTCGAGCGCGGCGTCGCTCACGGCTATGAGCTCCGCGAGGAGATCGAGCGGATGGCGCTGACCGAGTCCGAGGTCGATGGCGCCGCGGTGTACCGGACCTTGCGCTGGCTGGAGACCCATGGGCAGGTCCGCTCCGTCTGGGATACCGCCGGCACACGGGCGCCCCGTCGCCGCTATCAACTGACCGAGCTGGGGCGCAAGTCCTTGACCCTGTGGGCCGATCTGCTTCGCCACCGCAGAGCCGCCCTCGATACATACCTGGATCGCTACCAGGAGGCCGTTGCCAAAGCCCAGGAGTCAGGGGCCGGCTAG